A genomic segment from Xiphophorus maculatus strain JP 163 A chromosome 6, X_maculatus-5.0-male, whole genome shotgun sequence encodes:
- the znf521 gene encoding zinc finger protein 521 isoform X5, translated as MKTHASNKPHKCPVCRRGFLSSSSLHGHMQVHERGKDSGSTGFNRADEWKLKETRKCSRCEEGFDVPEELQRHIAECHPECSPSEDGGLGATLQCIYCHEPFSDEGTLLTHIDQAHSRDRKGHTCTICSEHFLSVEDLYSHMDIHQLPESSNHSNSPSLLTVGYTSVSSTTPDSNLSVDSSTMVEAAAPVPKTRGRRKRASQNTSELGGRSSKQPKISYSCIYCNKQVFSSLAVLQIHLRTMHLDKPEQAHTCQFCLEVLPSLLNLNEHLKQVHNAEDHAALLASLPDALLQCNFCPEVLSDLNALQEHIRCSHGFPSPVAKESNAFFCPQCFMGFLTEATLEEHVRQTHCDGGSLRFDSPLAVTPKEPIVEVYSCSYCTNSPIFNSVLKLNKHIKENHKNIPLALNYINNGKKSLRTLSPSSPISVEQTAMLKQGSSASRTASEFICNQCGAKYTSLDLFQTHLKTHLDGLQPQLTCPQCNKEFPNQESLLKHVTIHFTITSTYYICESCDKQFTSVDDLQKHLLDMHTFVFFRCTLCQEVFDSKVSTQLHLAVKHSNEKKVYRCTSCNWDFRHETDLQLHVKHSHLENQGRAHRCIFCGESFGTEVELQCHITTHSKKYNCRFCSKAFHAIVLLEKHLREKHCVFEGKTPNCGTNGSAVSGGDGQPKEDVEIQGLLTNSHGPGAGGGSVVESQNSHDGSEEEVDTADPMYGCEICGASYTMESLLTNHQLRDHNIRPGESAMIKRKAEMIKGNHKCNVCSRTFFSEAGLREHMQTHLGPVKHYMCPICGERFPSLLTLTEHKVTHSKSLDTGSCRICKMPLQSEEDFLEHCQMHPDLRNSLTGFRCVVCMQTVTSTLELKIHGTFHMQKTGTMSSNQPMSRNNVISQSQHPHHTQKLFKCASCLKDFRSKLDLVKLDINGLPYGLCASCVTAAGSKSSSPTVNGGRQQQQQGGATTPATAAAWVQGESLSPGDGKGKGVSSSSSSSSTSSLSAIKTRCSSCNVKFETETELQNHVQMVHREQAGDSNSGHMKTPQVSPMPRASPSQTEEKKTYQCIKCQMVFYSEWDIQVHVANHMLGLQVPGSHHQIEEGLNHECKLCSQSFDSPAKLQCHLIEHSFEGMGGTFKCPVCFTVFVQANKLQQHIFSAHGQEDKIYDCSQCPQKFFFQTELQNHTLTQHSS; from the exons ATGAAAACCCACGCCTCCAACAAACCCCACAAGTGCCCTGTGTGCCGTCGAGGcttcctctcctccagctccctcCACGGCCACATGCAAGTACATGAAAGGGGCAAAGACAGTGGCAGCACAGGCTTTAATAGAGCTGACGAATGGAAACTAAAAGAAACTCGGAAGTGCAGTCGGTGTGAGGAAGGTTTTGATGTCCCAGAAGAGCTACAGCGGCACATTGCTGAGTGTCACCCTGAATGTTCTCCATCTGAGGATGGAGGCCTTGGGGCCACCCTGCAGTGCATCTACTGCCACGAACCCTTCAGTGATGAGGGCACCCTGCTGACCCACATTGACCAGGCCCACAGTCGGGACAGGAAGGGCCACACCTGTACCATCTGCTCTGAGCACTTTTTGTCTGTAGAGGACCTCTATTCTCATATGGACATTCACCAGCTCCCAGAATCCAGTAATCATAGCAACAGCCCTTCCTTGCTCACTGTGGGCTATACTTCTGTCTCTAGCACCACTCCTGATTCCAATCTTTCTGTTGATAGCTCTACGATGGTGGAAGCAGCAGCGCCTGTTCCCAAGACAagaggaaggagaaagagaGCTTCTCAGAACACATCTGAGTTGGGAGGGAGATCCTCAAAGCAGCCCAAAATCTCCTACAGTTGCATTTACTGCAACAAGCAAGTATTCTCTAGCTTGGCTGTACTTCAAATTCACCTACGAACCATGCATCTGGACAAGCCAGAGCAAGCTCATACTTGCCAATTTTGCTTGGAGGTTCTACCCTCGCTGTTAAACCTAAATGAACATCTTAAACAGGTCCACAATGCAGAAGACCATGCTGCCCTGTTAGCCAGCCTGCCCGATGCCCTCCTTCAGTGTAACTTTTGCCCTGAGGTGTTAAGTGACCTAAATGCCCTCCAGGAGCACATCCGTTGCTCCCATGGTTTTCCCAGTCCCGTTGCCAAGGAGAGTAATGCCTTCTTTTGCCCTCAATGCTTCATGGGGTTTTTGACTGAGGCTACATTAGAGGAGCATGTTCGTCAGACACACTGTGATGGAGGAAGCCTGCGATTTGACTCACCCTTGGCTGTAACTCCCAAGGAGCCTATAGTAGAGGTTTACTCCTGTTCATATTGCACCAACTCACCCATATTTAACAGTGTTTTGAAACTCAACAAGCACATTaaggagaatcacaagaacatCCCTCTGGCTCTGAACTACATCAACAATGGAAAGAAATCTTTGCGCACTCTCAGCCCCTCTTCACCAATATCTGTGGAACAAACTGCCATGCTAAAACAAGGTAGCTCTGCCTCACGCACAGCCAGTGAGTTCATATGTAACCAATGTGGTGCCAAATACACAAGTTTAGACCTTTTCCAGACTCACCTCAAAACTCATTTGGATGGTCTACAGCCTCAGCTCACTTGTCCCCAGTGTAACAAAGAGTTCCCCAACCAAGAATCCTTACTGAAGCATGTGACAATTCACTTCACGATTACCTCCACGTATTACATTTGTGAAAGCTGTGACAAGCAGTTCACTTCAGTGGATGACCTGCAGAAGCACCTACTTGACATgcatacttttgtgttttttcgcTGCACTCTGTGCCAGGAAGTCTTTGACTCAAAGGTGTCTACTCAACTTCACCTGGCTGTAAAGCACAGCAATGAGAAGAAGGTGTATCGTTGCACATCCTGCAACTGGGACTTCCGACATGAGACCGACCTACAGTTGCACGTTAAACACAGCCATCTGGAGAATCAAGGCCGTGCCCACCGATGTATTTTTTGTGGAGAGTCCTTTGGCACGGAGGTGGAGCTCCAGTGCCACATTACCACCCACAGCAAGAAGTACAACTGTCGTTTCTGCAGTAAAGCCTTCCATGCCATTGTCCTTCTAGAGAAGCATTTAAGGGAGAAACACTGTGTGTTTGAGGGAAAGACCCCAAATTGTGGCACTAATGGCTCTGCTGTAAGTGGTGGGGATGGTCAGCCTAAAGAAGACGTTGAAATCCAAGGTCTCTTAACTAACAGCCACGGTCCAGGAGCAGGTGGAGGATCTGTGGTGGAGTCACAGAACAGCCATGATGGAAGTGAAGAAGAGGTGGACACAGCAGATCCCATGTATGGGTGTGAAATATGTGGAGCATCTTATACTATGGAATCCCTCCTCACTAACCACCAATTAAGAGATCACAATATCCGTCCTGGTGAGAGTGCAATgatcaaaagaaaagctgaaatgatCAAGGGTAATCACAAGTGCAATGTCTGTTCCCGTACCTTCTTCTCTGAGGCTGGGCTAAGGGAACATATGCAGACTCACCTTGGGCCTGTAAAGCACTACATGTGTCCAATTTGTGGGGAACGATTTCCTTCCTTGCTTACCCTTACAGAGCACAAAGTAACCCATAGCAAGAGTCTGGACACGGGCAGCTGCCGCATTTGTAAGATGCCTCTGCAGAGCGAGGAAGACTTTCTCGAGCACTGCCAGATGCACCCTGACCTAAGGAACTCTCTAACAGGTTTTCGCTGTGTGGTTTGCATGCAGACAGTAACCTCAACATTGGAGCTCAAGATCCATGGTACCTTTCACATGCAGAAGACAGGTACTATGTCCTCCAACCAGCCTATGAGTCGCAACAATGTCATCTCTCAAAGCCAACACCCACACCACACTCAAAAGCTTTTTAAGTGTGCCTCTTGCCTGAAAGATTTCCGGTCCAAACTAGACTTAGTGAAGCTGGACATCAATGGGCTGCCTTACGGACTTTGTGCATCTTGTGTGACAGCCGCTGGCTCCAAAAGCTCCAGTCCAACAGTTAATGGAGGaaggcaacagcagcagcagggtggGGCCACGACTCCTGCAACAGCTGCTGCATGGGTTCAAGGAGAGAGCTTGAGTCCTGGAGATGGAAAAGGCAAGGGTGTttcttcatcatcctcttcctcttctacATCTTCATTGTCTGCCATCAAGACACGCTGTTCCAGCTGCAATGTGAAGTTTGAGACTGAGACCGAGTTGCAAAACCATGTCCAGATGGTGCATCGAGAACAAGCAGGGGACAGCAACAGTGGGCATATGAAGACCCCCCAAGTGTCACCAATGCCGAGAGCCAGCCCCTCTCAAACTGAGGAG AAGAAGACATACCAGTGCATCAAATGTCAGATGGTGTTCTACAGCGAATGGGACATCCAAGTTCATGTGGCCAACCACATGCTGG GCTTACAAGTGCCCGGATCACATCACCAAATAG